In Helianthus annuus cultivar XRQ/B chromosome 8, HanXRQr2.0-SUNRISE, whole genome shotgun sequence, a single genomic region encodes these proteins:
- the LOC110889568 gene encoding uncharacterized protein LOC110889568, which translates to MVYDSIANALIPTPASNPKDFNKKKRVNRTAKLKQSKLDVRREQWLSQVKNKGCKEENRGTDRPKTRASDMHPSNEGETRTIGKLVINRGGEENDGLMNHYSDWESPSNSPTSHTSSLASNRSVTNFTGGSSSRSSSSSSGGCYSGSMTEEDDGDDGCLDDWEAIADALAADEIKSDHNVSPEPQVHDHNVNPEPVETVKDDRVQVNRRAWRPDDAFRPQGLPNLLKQNSFPMNSERNHGCGAWGFKNAGLTPVPTTCPICCEDLDLTDSSFLPCPCGYRLCLFCYKRILEDNGRCPGCRKQYEQPEQGIATSKLARSYSMIPSR; encoded by the exons ATGGTTTACGATTCGATTGCCAATGCTTTGATCCCCACTCCTGCTTCCAATCCCAAGGATTTCAACAAGAAAAAGCGG GTGAATCGGACTGCCAAATTGAAGCAGAGCAAACTTGATGTCCGCCGTGAACAGTGGCTTTCACAAG TGAAGAACAAAGGATGTAAGGAGGAAAACCGAGGCACCGATCGCCCGAAAACGCGTGCATCCGACATGCACCCTTCAAACGAGGGAGAAACCCGTACGATAGGGAAACTGGTGATCAATCGTGGCGGTGAGGAGAACGATGGGTTGATGAATCATTACAGCGATTGGGAATCGCCATCAAACAGTCCCACTAGTCACACAAGTAGTTTGGCAAGCAACCGATCGGTTACGAATTTCACAGGCggtagtagtagcaggagtagcagcaGTAGCAGTGGCGGTTGTTATTCGGGAAGTATGACGGAAGAAGATGACGGTGATGATGGGTGTTTGGATGATTGGGAAGCGATCGCGGATGCTTTAGCAGCCGATGAGATTAAGAGTGATCACAACGTTAGTCCGGAACCCCAAGTGCATGATCATAACGTCAATCCGGAGCCTGTGGAGACGGTAAAAGATGATCGAGTGCAGGTGAATCGTCGGGCGTGGAGACCCGACGATGCGTTTCGTCCGCAGGGTCTGCCGAACTTGCTTAAACAGAACAGTTTCCCGATGAATTCGGAGCGAAACCATGGATGTGGCGCGTGGGGTTTCAAGAACGCAGGGTTAACTCCCGTTCCGACAACGTGTCCTATATGCTGCGAAGATCTCGATTTAACCGACTCGAGTTTTCTTCCGTGCCCGTGTGGATACCGACTCTGTCTTTTCTGCTACAAAAGGATTTTAGAAGATAACGGTCGATGCCCAGGGTGCAGGAAGCAGTATGAACAGCCGGAACAGGGGATTGCAACGTCGAAACTGGCTCGTTCGTACAGTATGATCCCGAGTCGTTAG